From Panthera tigris isolate Pti1 chromosome B4, P.tigris_Pti1_mat1.1, whole genome shotgun sequence:
agcctgcttcagtttctgtgtcttcctctctttctgcccctcccccgctcatactctctcaaaaataaataaaacattaaaaaaatttttttaagttattttccatctttgtaCTCAGGATGAAATAGAAGAGTGTAAGGGAATCTCTATTTTTTACCTTTCATGCCCCACCCTTGTACCAAGGGTATTACCCAAAGCTCTCATCCCTTACCAAGGGCAGCACGAAAATGTGGCAGCAGCTGTGGGGGCACCAGAGGCTGGGGTAGCTCCCTGAGAAAAAGCTTCAGTGCTCCAGTGACCACGTGAATATCATCCCATTCGGCACTGTCCAAATCTAACCGGCCCTCTGGGAGGAGAAGGATGTGCAGAAGGGCTCAGGGCTTATGAAGGTCCAGAGAGAGCCAAAGACAGAGAGGTCAGGAGTTTGGGAGAAGATCCAGGTAAGGAAGACCACAGGAATACTTAGGAGGTCCATAGAGGGTCAAGGCAGCAGAGGTGGGCTTGGGGACAACCCTCCCAGGAGCAAGACATGGGGAGATCCACAGGGAGCAGGGAGGATGTGGGATGTTTCAAGGGTGTAAGGAGCCTCCCACGTAAGTACCTTGTCCTGGCTGTTCTGGGAACACATATCTCCCATCGGAGGTGACCGCCCGCTCTGCAACATGGATGAGAAGAGATCAAGAGCTAAGTCATGCAGTTCTAGCCAGATCTCCCTGCTCTGTCAGCTCCCTCATTCAGAACCGCCTGTGGTTCTGAGGCATGAAATTCTTAGTACCACCACTCGCCCGTAAGTCTTCTCACCTCTGTCCACCAGGAAGCGAAGTTTCTGGACCACCGCCAAGTTCCCACTCACTCGGTAAATGCCATCTACATCTAGACCTAGGAGATGAGGCAAGGAGCAGATAAGGATTCCCGCTCTAAGTTGTATGTGGTGAGGACTGGTGAGAGACCCAAGGGAGGAGAGAAATAATGCAGGAGGGAGACtaaggtgggggaggtggggaattCCAGGCCTTGGCCTGTTGGAAGGGGTGGATTGTGCGGTCTCTGGAAAGTGACCTCTCTTATCCACAGCAGCAATGCAGAGCCGCACAAAGCTGGGCACGGTGTCCCCTTCCCGCTGGCACAGTGATTCCAACTGGCAGCCGAACACCTGGTCTGGAGAAGCAAAGAGGCGAGATGGGAAGCAGTGGCAGCATTGCCCATGGAAGCTCTTCTCAGCACAGGTTTTCACCCTAAAGTTGGGCTGGCCCTCCTGGCTGCCTTTTCTAGGCCTGTACTCTAGGAGGtacaccccttcccccccccccccaaataacaAGTGTAGGGGACAGTAGTGGTCTCTGAAGACCACTGACCTAGTTCTGGGAAGCTCTGCTCACTGAAATTTTCTCATCCGCAAAGTGGGCGGATGCCCAGATCAGGACTATAAAAGTGCCTGCAAATATATTACAGCAAGTACGAAGGAAAAGGGTGATGGCCGGCTCAGCCCACCTCACCTCGGAGCAGACCACGCTCCTGCAAGCTTTGCAAGGATGGTCTCTTTGCGATAAGCCGCTTTAGTTTGTTCCGCACGCGGTTCTGCTCGTTTCCTTCAGGACACCGACCTGCAGGAGGCAGGTGGAATCAGGGCGTGAGAGCCGACGCCCGGACGGAGCCCGGAGACGCGCTCCCGGGCCCCGCCCACCCTAGGACCTCCCGGGCCGCTCACGAGAGCTCCCGCGGCCGCCGATCCGCAGCAGTGGCCTGGACACCGGCTCCGACTCCTCTTCGTCTTCCTCTCCGCCGCTCAGCTCCTCCAACTCTGCGGGTCCCGAACCTGACAGACGCAGCTCCAGGGGGTTCTCTCGATCCTACACACCgaacggcggggggggggggggggggggggggggggcggggagcgagTCGGAGGTtgggagagagaagagtgaaATCTGCAACCTCAGCTTGACGCAGGGAGACCTTAACCGGCTGCCGGGGTTCCgcgttccccccaccccactccagagCACTACACCGAGACCACCCAGCCTCCTACCAGCCTAGAATCCTACTGTTTCTTCCCCACTCCCTGTGCCCGGGCTCCGTCCCGCCACCTCCCATCCAGCTCACCAGGCGTTCGATGACCGCCCGCAGCGCGCGGTGCCAGGCTCGCAACTCGGTCTCGTGGTCTGACTGCAGCAGGAACTCGTGGCCGGGGACCGTGCGGATCTGAGCCGCCAGCGGAGAAAGGGCTTCAGTCAGAGGGAAGGGGCATAAAAGGCAGGGAGGCCGAGCAGGACACCCGCGCGGGAAACTGGGAGCGCATTTTCGGGTCGCGTGGAGCTTTGGGGACGTGCGGAGGGGCACTCACGTGCAGGACGTTGCGGCGGCTGGACAGGTGGCGGCCGTGGGCCAGGGCTGCCCCGCGCAGGTCCACGCTGCTTTCGGGTCGGCTACCCGCTGGTCCCTGGCAattgggagaaactgaggccaacgGCGCTGTTCCCCTCattgcctccctcccaccccagggacTGCGAGGACGTGGGAGGCTGTGCTCTTTCCTttacttccccctccccacctcctccccacagtTCGCGGGAGTAGAAGTGCCCAAACGCCTCCTGcacgccccctcctcccctccctcacactcacCCAGATTGAGGAgggcgcggcgggcggcggcTCCCGGTAGAACACCAAGCTGTTACCTGCTAACACCACCCAAGATGAGCTCCAGTTCTTCctacaggggtggggggcggggggggggcggcagtgGTAGTAGTGCAAAAGTCATTTAGAATCACGTGGGGAGGGCGCTCTCCCCGCACTCCGCTCCACAATACAGAATCTAGACGCCCAAGCCCCAGCTGTATTCCCGGTTCTCGTCACCTGAGCTTGCGCCCCCCCTGGGCGATCTTGGTCACGTTGAGCAGACCCGACTTTTCCACCTCCTGAGAAGTGGAGCGAGGGGTATCAATAAGGCACccagcgcccctccccccccccccagcggccACAGCGTTCCCAAGGAGGTGTCCCAGGAGTGAGGTCCTTTAcagttgggggatgggggagactGGGTAAGAGAGGATACCCAGCGAACACGCAGAAAGAGGAAGATGTATCTAGAGGAGCAGGAATTGGGGGGTAGGGCAGTGAGGATCTTGGCCTGCACAAGGAAATGGGACACTTACATGGGGGTCGTCCAAGACCTGCGGCAGAGGTCGAGAGGGCTGCAAGGCTGCTGGCTGGTCTGAGGGGTGGAGCTGGGAGGTGTGCTGGCAGTGGGAGAGTGaaccctgggggaggggattgGAGGAACAAGTGGAGGAAACTTGAACTTCGGAGTTCCTGGCTATAGGGGGAAGAAGCCTGCGGATGTGGGTGAGAGGCTGGGGGTGTGATGGGTAAGGAAGAAGAGTGTCTTGCATAAAAGAGAGTAGTAAAAAGAGGACTTTTCCTGCATGCGatcaggaagggggggggggtctcacctGGGGGCCAAGCAGTTCTGGGttccctgtttcagattctgagccctttgtctgagGTTGCAGGACACCGTTGCCCCTATTCCGGGTCTGCGTCCCTTCCATGGAGCCAAGGTtctggggttgggggatggggggagtaAAGCTACGACCAGATGCCACTTCAACCCGGTCTCAACACCCTTCTTACAATTTTCTGATGGGGcccaagagagaaaacacactACTTTGGGGTTCAGTGGGGAAAAGAAGGAGATTGAGGGGACAAAGGAACAAGCTGGAGGGAAAGTCTCACCATCTCTCGCACGCGAGTGTGGCGCGGGGGCTTCCAGGACTTGGAGCCAGTCAGCGAATTTATGTAGAAGCAGCGCCCAGAGTTAGGGTCCAAGTGCTGCTCCCAGGCGTCCAGTCTCTGCAGCGGGGGGCACGCAGGGCTTGGGGGAGGAGACTTGGGACAGCGGCGAAGGTCCACTAGGTTGCAGTATACAGGGTGCTCTGACATGAGGGGCTGGGGTCTTGCCTGTCagcaaagggggaagaaaaaggtaGTTATTCTGCCTGTGCTCGTCCCCAATCTTCTCTCCACCTAaccacctcctcctctctcccccactgttTTCTTACCCCCAGCTCCTGGCTGGGGTGACCCAGGTACTGGGGAAGAAACCCCAGTCCCCagctggttggtttttttttttttttttgactccctccctcagTCTTTGCTTTTCTCCTCACTTCCTGTTGCCAacttccctcctcccctacccCGCCCCTACCCCAGGGCCTCAGGAAAGGGGAACCTgctttttcgggggggggggggggaggagggttgAGGGGAGCGCCCCACCCTCACATCCTCCGGATTGataggggagagagggagaggtgtcAGAGACCCCTGCTAGGGGAGTATGAGAGAGGGGGCCATTTTTCATCCACTAGCAAgtaagaaggaggggaggagctgaggcttCAGGAAGAGCAAGGGAGTTACAGCTCTAAATGGGACTTGTTGGTGACCTGAGCTGGCAAGATGGGACACAGGAAAAATGCTGCCCTGGGCCAGGAatctggaggaagagagaacaacATAGCTAGTTGGCTTTCTTACTGTCCCTCTGTCACATGCCAGGTTCCTTGTATCCTCAGGATCTTTGCTACTTGCTATCCCTCAGCTAGAACTCCTTCTCATTTCCTAGTTTGGTTCATGGCAGTCTCTTCCTCCTCATTCAGATTCAACTACATGTCATTTCCTCAGAGACGCCTTCCCAGATCCCCTCCATCACTCCCTACCgtatttatgcttcttggtggCACTTATCAATACCAACCGTTTGTGTGTTTGTCACCTCCATGGAAATCCCTTGAGGGCAAAGATTCTGTCTGCCTTGTTTGCCATTGTGCCTAGAACAAGGCCCAGCAGTAAATAACTGCTGACTGCACTCAGAAGAGCTGTGACTCACCGGGTTAGCATTGGCCTCTGTCAGCAAGTTTTCCTGAGAGAGGGATCTTCCACTTGCTCCTTCCTGAAAGGGCTTCAAAAGGGTAGGCCTCAAATTGGTAACACTGACACTTCTACACATtttggggggcagaggaggaggctgCTTAGAGGTGGCCTGGGCTCTGCCTGGGGGTTCCTGAGACAGGTGCAGCTCCTCCAGGGAGCCAGGAAACAACTTTGGCCCTAGAAACAGAGAAATgggaagagtggggggggggggcaggtgatCAGAGAGGTGATATTGGCTGCATCAGTCATCCCAGGGGTTCACGGGGAAGACAAGAGCGGGGGAGGCTGTGGAAAAGTACATGAGACCTAGAAAGCTTGAGACTAGTAGGAGGGGCAATGGGGGACACCGTGATGGGAATGAAAAGCAGGCTGACCAGAGGTAAATAAGAGAAGGGGGTCAGCTTTGAGGGAGGGAGATCCTTCCAATAATTCCTAGAAGCTGGCGAGGTAGGAAAGTGAAGGGAGTACTTACCAGGAATCCAGAGGGATTGGCTGGAGGTGATGGTGGTTGGTCTCTGGGAAGAGATAGATTCCTCTGCCATGTAGGCAGCTGGGACAAAGATGGGTCGGGAAGTAGAGGGTGCTCCCAGGCGCCTTGCCAACCACCAGTCTGAGTTGGTCTTTCGAAGCAGTAGGAACCTGTCCCCCTCAGCCAGGGATACTTGCCGGCCATCTGCCCCAGTGTAAGTGAAGGCATAGAGGGCGCAGAGCTGGGATCCCTGAGAAGGGTTTTGGGATCCCAGCCCGAGGCTCCCCCAGGTACTTGGCCACCACCGGCCTGACAGCATTGTGGTCAGTACTGTCACCTGTAGGAAAAAGAGCTGTTGGAGATCCAGAAAAGGACACAACTGGCTGCTTCCAAGCAGAGGGACATGGTTCCAAGAACAGCGTTGGGGGAAAGGTAAGGTCAGGGAGCTCAgaatgaaagcagagagcctgggTGGGTGTCAGTGACAGGTTTGGGGGGCTGAGAACTCCTGGGTGATGTGACTGGTGAGGAACTATATAAGTAAGGTGAGAGAGGATGTGGTCAGCAGAGCTATGAAGCCAGCAAGGCAGGAAATCAGAGGAGAGTGGCTAGCTTTGTGATTTTCCTCCAAGTACCTTCTGAGGCCCATCAGCAAATCCACAGGCAGCAGGAGCTGGTCCTGGGTGGTGGTGGCAGGACTTTTGAGCTGGACCCAAGAAGATGAGAAAGAATCAGGTCTGAGACAGAACACAGGCAAAGAGACAGGAATGAACgacaaagataaaaaaagttTGTGACCTTTATGAAATTTACACAGGCACCAATGTTTCCGTTACCAATAGCCTCAGACCTAAAGTGGCGTGCTTCCTGTGCAgactctgagagacagagagacagagaaacagagccagagcAATAACAATAAGACGAAagtagagaggaagagaaagtggcTGGGAGAAACACAGAGGGGTTCCAAGTTAGAGGAAAAGGTGCAAATACCACCATCCTCTCGATCCAGGATGTGTTTTGGGAGCTGAGAGGCCTGAAACAACCCTCTGTAGGAAAGCCCTTTGGGTGGAGTCCTTCTTCAGTGTGGGTTCATTCACTCATGCTGTGACTAAGGATTGGCTGAGCACCTCCTGTGTGAAAGGAACAGTGTCAGGCACTGGagataagagagaggaagacagacacagcCCTGGCCCTCTTGGAGCTTACAGACAGATCTTAACTAATGACAATAAATTTACTACAGTTGAATCAAGGCCTGTGGACAAGGCCACAGGGTGCTATGACAGCatttgtggggagggaggaagggggcactGCTGTCCGCTTTTCCTCGGTGGAAGGTGGGAATGGACTTCTGTCAATTGCCAGAGCTTTAAAACATATGCTGAGGCTCTCTCCTTACCTAACCACTcttattttccccttctctcagtttccccactgcACAATGTGAGGCTGTTTGGCTTTGGAGAGGTAGGTAGGGAGTACACCTCCCCCTTGGTGACATCAGAGAGCCAACTCTCCTCCCCTGACACGAGATCTGAGGGCTGGTTCCCAGGACTGGGATTGGACCTCAGTGATATCTTCCTCCTTAGTTCGCTCCACTTTCAAAATGCGGCGAACCCTACCCCTCAACTATTCCTTCCCACCTCCAAAATAGTGATCAACTTCATCCcatttattcatcattcattcatccggTGTTTTCTAAGTGTTCCAGTCTCATCCTCTTCTATCTTTTCTGCCATCTTTCCTGCACTTTATCCTCTCCCTCTTTATTGACTCTTTCCCCTTAGCTTTTAAACATATTCAAGTCTCAGCCATCTTTAGATGGCCTCCTTTAGATGGAGGTTTAGATGAATCTCCCTTTACTGTACTCTTCAGTTACCACCCtctttacaaactttttttttaattatttcattttttttttgagagaaagagagagagagaaagttcgagtggaggaggggcagagagagagagggagagagaattccaagtaggttccacattgtcagtgtggagcctgataagggcttgaacccacgaactgtgagatcatgacctgagccaaagtcggatgcttaaccgactgagccatccaggcgccttgACAGTCAAACTTTTTGGAAGAATTACCTACATATGGGGTCaccatttctctcctctcacTCCCTCACCTCTGCAAGTTTCTTCCTCACTAGGGTCACCCCTGACTTTACAGGGACCCTGCAGTCCTTATGTTGCTTGACATCTCAGCAGCAGCCAACACAATCGACTATTCTACAAACACTTCTGGTGTCCTTACCTTCTTAGCAGTTCCTTCTCTGTTGCATAAGGAAGGACTTGGTTGTTCCTTAAACCCCAGAGTTCTGCCTAAGATCTTATGCCCTTTGCACTCTCTACACACTCTATGTGGTCTTATTCTCTCCCCAGCTTCAATGACCTCCATGTGCCAGTGAGCACCCTATCTCCAGTCCGGATCTTTCTGTGGAACTCCAGTTTAATCCATGGTCCATCGAAAAACTCCATTTGGATATTTCACAATGCTCAAAGTAGTACAAACatagtatgttctttttttttttaattttttaatgtttatttatttttgagacagagagagacagagcatgaatgggggagggcagagagagagggagacacagaatcggaagcaggctccaggctctgagccatcagcccagagcccgacgcggggctcgaactcacggaccgcgagatcgtgacctgagctaaagtcggacgcttaactgactgagccacccaggcgcccccaaacataGTATGTTCTAAATTGAATTTgtcagctcccctccccacccccaccccggccccggccAAACCTGTTTCTCCTCCAGCACCACTATTCAGTTAAATttaagttcaataaatattggatgCTTACTGCCACCCATGCTAGGCAGGAactgtgtgctaggcattgtCATTTAAGATGACCAATATGGCTCCTGCCTTCTCATAACAAAATACAGTGTGATAATCACTATGATAAGAAAAATACTATCAGCTGTGGCAGCACATACAGGGTGTACCCAATTGATCCATGCCAGAAACCTGGCAGCCaaccttcatttctctcttttctcactaCTCATATTTAGCTGATTACTAAATCTTTTCAATCTACCTACTTCCTTTAATCTCTACAACTATCATCCTCTTTCGCCTGGATGATAGAACCTCCTAACGGTCTCTTTGCATATAGTCCTGCCCACCTCCAGTCCATTCCTGGcccagcagccagagtgaccttTCTAAAGCACAAAAATGCCCTGCTACTCCCCTGACTTAACCTTTCGAAGGCTTCTCATTGTCCTCAGAGTAAGGTCCAGATG
This genomic window contains:
- the ARHGAP9 gene encoding rho GTPase-activating protein 9 isoform X2, translated to MIYYRSAANLQVDSFTEDGKTKAQRSSFMPGTIQGIEAQKSCHHHPGPAPAACGFADGPQKVTVLTTMLSGRWWPSTWGSLGLGSQNPSQGSQLCALYAFTYTGADGRQVSLAEGDRFLLLRKTNSDWWLARRLGAPSTSRPIFVPAAYMAEESISSQRPTTITSSQSLWIPGPKLFPGSLEELHLSQEPPGRAQATSKQPPPLPPKMCRSVSVTNLRPTLLKPFQEGASGRSLSQENLLTEANANPARPQPLMSEHPVYCNLVDLRRCPKSPPPSPACPPLQRLDAWEQHLDPNSGRCFYINSLTGSKSWKPPRHTRVREMNLGSMEGTQTRNRGNGVLQPQTKGSESETGNPELLGPQGSLSHCQHTSQLHPSDQPAALQPSRPLPQVLDDPHEVEKSGLLNVTKIAQGGRKLRKNWSSSWVVLAGNSLVFYREPPPAAPSSIWGPAGSRPESSVDLRGAALAHGRHLSSRRNVLHIRTVPGHEFLLQSDHETELRAWHRALRAVIERLDRENPLELRLSGSGPAELEELSGGEEDEEESEPVSRPLLRIGGRGSSRRCPEGNEQNRVRNKLKRLIAKRPSLQSLQERGLLRDQVFGCQLESLCQREGDTVPSFVRLCIAAVDKRGLDVDGIYRVSGNLAVVQKLRFLVDRERAVTSDGRYVFPEQPGQALSPSAHPSPPRGPVRFGQCRMG
- the ARHGAP9 gene encoding rho GTPase-activating protein 9 isoform X1, producing MLSGRWWPSTWGSLGLGSQNPSQGSQLCALYAFTYTGADGRQVSLAEGDRFLLLRKTNSDWWLARRLGAPSTSRPIFVPAAYMAEESISSQRPTTITSSQSLWIPGPKLFPGSLEELHLSQEPPGRAQATSKQPPPLPPKMCRSVSVTNLRPTLLKPFQEGASGRSLSQENLLTEANANPARPQPLMSEHPVYCNLVDLRRCPKSPPPSPACPPLQRLDAWEQHLDPNSGRCFYINSLTGSKSWKPPRHTRVREMNLGSMEGTQTRNRGNGVLQPQTKGSESETGNPELLGPQGSLSHCQHTSQLHPSDQPAALQPSRPLPQVLDDPHEVEKSGLLNVTKIAQGGRKLRKNWSSSWVVLAGNSLVFYREPPPAAPSSIWGPAGSRPESSVDLRGAALAHGRHLSSRRNVLHIRTVPGHEFLLQSDHETELRAWHRALRAVIERLDRENPLELRLSGSGPAELEELSGGEEDEEESEPVSRPLLRIGGRGSSRRCPEGNEQNRVRNKLKRLIAKRPSLQSLQERGLLRDQVFGCQLESLCQREGDTVPSFVRLCIAAVDKRGLDVDGIYRVSGNLAVVQKLRFLVDRERAVTSDGRYVFPEQPGQEGRLDLDSAEWDDIHVVTGALKLFLRELPQPLVPPQLLPHFRAALALSESEQRLSQIRELIGSMPTPNRDTLRYLLEHLCRVIAHSDKNRMTPHNLGIVFGPTLFRPEQETSDPAAHALYPGQLVQLMLTDFTRLFR
- the ARHGAP9 gene encoding rho GTPase-activating protein 9 isoform X3; the encoded protein is MSEHPVYCNLVDLRRCPKSPPPSPACPPLQRLDAWEQHLDPNSGRCFYINSLTGSKSWKPPRHTRVREMNLGSMEGTQTRNRGNGVLQPQTKGSESETGNPELLGPQGSLSHCQHTSQLHPSDQPAALQPSRPLPQVLDDPHEVEKSGLLNVTKIAQGGRKLRKNWSSSWVVLAGNSLVFYREPPPAAPSSIWGPAGSRPESSVDLRGAALAHGRHLSSRRNVLHIRTVPGHEFLLQSDHETELRAWHRALRAVIERLDRENPLELRLSGSGPAELEELSGGEEDEEESEPVSRPLLRIGGRGSSRRCPEGNEQNRVRNKLKRLIAKRPSLQSLQERGLLRDQVFGCQLESLCQREGDTVPSFVRLCIAAVDKRGLDVDGIYRVSGNLAVVQKLRFLVDRERAVTSDGRYVFPEQPGQEGRLDLDSAEWDDIHVVTGALKLFLRELPQPLVPPQLLPHFRAALALSESEQRLSQIRELIGSMPTPNRDTLRYLLEHLCRVIAHSDKNRMTPHNLGIVFGPTLFRPEQETSDPAAHALYPGQLVQLMLTDFTRLFR